The window cggttctaccgccgccgccggctgccagtctgaatctccgctcgctgaattcagcgagcggagattccgttcacacactgtagtgtgaacataccctaatgggtctttataaggatatttttgagattttggaagctgggatactcactacacccatgcatatctatataataaagtatgggaggaacttaaaaaaaattttaaatcacatgcggggagatttatcaaaacctgtgcagaggaagagtggtgcagttgcccatagcaaccaatcacattggttgctatgggcaactgcaccactcttcctctgcacaggttttgataaatctcccccatggagttttgactttacttcattatggtcgaataaagcacttaaagaattccttaaaattaaagattcactcttttggatgaaaaggggcatatttatgtaaatcaattatacgctttaggtcaaataaagtcgtttgaagagatagcccataagtatggggtggcagacaatcagaaacattgttttttacaaataagtaacgcaggtcataaaccaataaaaggagagattggagatttcagggattctatatataagaaaagtttaattagactatttccttatgcgaagttgctgtctggggatgctgggagttgtggttctgcagcggttgggggttcacagcttgaagaccactgctatagagggtgcaaatgtatctgagccctggaactcaaataatgtgaaatatgagatgatcaaaatggagcccctgcactaattacttgggttctggggtctgtaaggtccatagtaaaaacatcaggttctgtctatagcagatactaaatcatgacAGCtccaagaaacaagcagtcattctgacatgtcacatgtgatgtcatagacagctggagtcctgacattccactgacagccgctcGAGCCTTCAGTCTGCAGATTGTTCCAGTGAGATTAGTGAgattagtgagattagcgtcttcttcttctacttgtctgaaatggagctaaaaggtttggggttcgtccccctcctgttggtgttttggtgtgcggcctggcttgccaccagctacatcattacggtcgtcctcggccatgcaacctcaccactgatgagcatcaggtaagataaacaagcacatgattcttatttaatgggttgggagtgaggaaatatccataataacattggtttcttttccttcatagtgacgtgggaaatttctttcccgaaagcatattattcagaattggattcatagggacttccattggcactttggtactaacctttcttatttataagtatatggttatgcatactgaagagttcattggtcatcaggtcctgatccagaggatcctgctgaccattgtgtgggcctcctgttttgccacagctgtcatgcatgtattttcccccaaagaatatcccaggatacactttgtcagcacgataatttcaattacatgtgaagccttatactaccttgggcagtccatccagatgtttaaattaccaggagcaaaaaaagtaatccaccatagtagatgcacctgctgtggcctgacttttgtctgtgtaattttctattttggatatgaa is drawn from Hyla sarda isolate aHylSar1 chromosome 4, aHylSar1.hap1, whole genome shotgun sequence and contains these coding sequences:
- the LOC130368460 gene encoding DNA damage-regulated autophagy modulator protein 1-like — its product is MELKGLGFVPLLLVFWCAAWLATSYIITVVLGHATSPLMSISDVGNFFPESILFRIGFIGTSIGTLVLTFLIYKYMVMHTEEFIGHQVLIQRILLTIVWASCFATAVMHVFSPKEYPRIHFVSTIISITCEALYYLGQSIQMFKLPGAKKVIHHSRCTCCGLTFVCVIFYFGYETLKELFYNDEDWDEIREIPIIIIEWVMLLLILINIVTYYSTMQRLLLTVSRNSCTLSLRVKIDDFGV